In Alteromonas mediterranea DE, a single genomic region encodes these proteins:
- a CDS encoding SDR family oxidoreductase translates to MSSVLANNISGKVVVITGGSSGLGETTARHLASLGASVVLGARRIDKLEAIAADIRAAGGEVAVQATDVTSQDEVKALVNLAQERFGKVDVVINNAGLMAIAPLAETRVDEWDRMIDINVKGLLYGVAAALPIFQEQGSGHFINISSVAGIKVFSPGGTVYSGTKFAVRAIAEGLRHEVGGKIRSTIISPGAVESELKHGSSDTQGAAFVKDFYQQNEIPSESVARAIAYAIEQPADVDINEIVLRPTVQEF, encoded by the coding sequence ATGAGCAGTGTTTTAGCAAATAACATCAGCGGTAAGGTCGTTGTTATCACTGGTGGTAGCAGCGGTTTAGGCGAGACCACGGCAAGACATTTAGCCAGCCTTGGCGCATCTGTTGTTTTAGGTGCCCGACGCATCGACAAGCTTGAAGCTATTGCTGCTGACATACGCGCAGCGGGCGGAGAAGTTGCGGTTCAAGCGACAGATGTGACTAGCCAGGACGAAGTGAAGGCCCTTGTAAATCTTGCACAAGAGCGCTTCGGTAAAGTTGATGTGGTTATCAACAATGCAGGGTTAATGGCGATTGCACCGTTAGCTGAGACTCGAGTTGACGAATGGGATCGCATGATTGACATCAACGTTAAAGGTCTGCTGTATGGAGTAGCCGCAGCGCTTCCGATCTTTCAGGAACAGGGATCCGGCCACTTTATCAATATTTCGTCCGTAGCGGGTATCAAAGTATTCAGTCCCGGCGGCACGGTTTATAGCGGAACCAAATTCGCTGTTCGCGCTATTGCCGAAGGCTTGCGCCATGAAGTTGGGGGTAAAATTCGTTCAACAATCATTTCACCAGGTGCAGTCGAATCTGAATTAAAACATGGAAGTTCAGATACTCAGGGTGCAGCCTTTGTAAAAGATTTTTATCAGCAAAATGAAATTCCATCTGAATCTGTAGCTCGTGCTATCGCATACGCAATTGAGCAGCCTGCGGATGTGGATATTAACGAGATTGTTCTGCGCCCAACAGTTCAAGAATTTTAA